Within the Methanothermobacter sp. genome, the region TGGAGGCTATGCACCAGGTACTGTTAAATCTATCAATAGGAATAAATACATAAATGGAAAATTCACAAAGGAAGAAATGATACGAGAAAAAATAGGCTATATAATCCTTAAAACTAATATGACTCCACCCCCATACTCAAGACTAGTATACATGAATAATGATTTCAAAATCTACGAAAGGTCGATAACATGAAAAAACTATTCGGTACTTTTGGTGTTAGAAGGATTGCAAACAAACAATTAACACCAGAATTTGCCTCAAGATTATCAGCAGCATTCGGCTCTCTCATAAATGGAAAAGTTGCCGTGGGTGGTGATACCAGGACCTCTACCGCCATGATAAAACATGCCGTTATAGCAGGCCTACTATCTAGCGGATGTGATGTTGTAGATCTTGGGATACTCCCAACCCCTACTGTACAATATGCTGTTAGAAGATACTATGATGCAGGGGTTATCATCACAGCATCCCATAACCCCCCAGAATACAATGGGATAAAATTCGTCGATGAACACGGTATAGGAATCAGAGAAGAATTAGAAGAAAAAATAGAGAAAATCTTCTTCGAAGAAAAGGCTGAAAGAGTCCCATGGGATAGTATAGGTTCCACAACCAAAAATAGGAGGATTATCAAGGAATACATAGATGAAGTTATAAAGAGAGTCGATGCCGATATTATAAGGGAAGCTAATTTTACTGTTGTAGTTGACTGCGGATCAGGGGCTGCCTCATATACAACACCATACCTTCTAAGAGAGCTCGGATGCGAAGTCTTATCATTAAATTGTCAACCAGACGGCTTTTTCCCAGGCCGAAACCCCGAACCAACCCCAGAAAACCTGAAAGATCTTATGGATGCTGTTAAAGCCAGTGGGGCCGACCTTGGCATAGCCCATGATGGCGACGCTGACAGAACTATCTGTATAGATGAAAAGGGAGATTTCATCTTCGGCGATAAAACCTTCGCATTAGTAGAGAAGAAAATGTTAAAAGAAAACAAAGGAGGCCTGATTGTAACTACAGTAGCGACCACTTCAGCTATATATGATATTGCAAGAGAAAACAATGGAAAGGTTATAACAACCCCAGTAGGCGATCTAATCGTGGCAAGAACCCTCAAAGAAAAAAAAGGAATCTTCGGCGGCGAAGAAAATGGTGGTCTAATATTCCCAGATTTTGTATATGGCAGGGACGGGGCCCTCTCAGCCGCCAAGATACTTGAGATCATGGCCGAAGAAGGCAAACCAATCTCTAAGCTAGTGGCCGAACTACCAAGATATTATTCCGAAAAGATGAAAATAGAATGTCCAGATAAACTTAAACCCAAGGTAATGGCCGCCGTCCAGGAAAAGGTTGAAAGAGACCCTAAAATCGACAGGATAGACACCACAGATGGCGTTAAAATATTTAAAGAAGATGGGTGGGTGATCATAAGACCATCAGGCACAGAGCCCATATTCAGATGCTTCGCGGAAGCCAAAAGCCAAGAAAAAGCCACCCAAATGGCCAAATGGGGTATCAGTATCGTTAAAAGGTCAATCAATGAGATAGGCTAGAAATCCAAGAATTGAACCTAATGAAATAATAATCCCACTAGTAAAATTTTCTGCTGGTTTGAAAAATGGATTTCAAAATATATCCTTATTGGCTCATATTTTACCGATTTTAATTGGAATATTCTATTTTTCCATAAAGAAGCCCAAAGCATTACAAAATCCCAAGAAATCATTAGATAATATCCACAAAATGGGGGCTCAGAATATTGCAGCTGATTACGATGGCAACGAATCCTGCAAAATTTGCGAATACCACAAGTGGCACGCCCTCAATAATGGAGTATTCCAGTAGTTGTAAAAGGGGAAAGGACAAAATCCACAAGAACCATCATAGCCTACATTTGAATAGATGGGAAAACAAGCACAATATTAAGCATAAAACCCAAAAAAATAAAAATTTTTTATAATTTTTGGGGTAGGTAGGTGTCTGCTATTGCAGCTACGCCTTCACCCATCTCCACGTCGAATCCAAGTTCTCTTAGGGTCATTTCAAGTGCTGAGAATGTTGTTATAAGTTCCCTGTGTGTTATGTTACCCATATGTCCTATCCTGAATATTTTACCCTTCAAATGATCTTGTCCACCTGCAAGTTCCACGTGATACTTGTTCCTCATGGTACCCCGCAGTTCAGCGTCTGTCACACCCTCTGGTAATTTAACTGCTGTAACAGTTGTGGATGAAACCTCCTCATCAGGGAACAATTCAAGGCCCAAGGCCTTTATAGCATTCCTAGTGGCCTCAGCAGCTAATTCATGCCTTTTAATCCTATTTTTAAGTCCTTCTTCCTCCACGACTTTCAATGCCTCATGTAAAGCGTATACTAATGAGACTGCTGGTGTGTAAGGAGTCTCTGGAGGTTCCATGCTGCTGGTCTTCCTATACTTCTTAAGGTCTAAATAATAGCATCTTGAATTTGTATTATCAACAACATTCCATGCCTCATCACTCAATGTTATCGCAGCTAAACCTGGAGGTGCTGCGAGGCATTTCTGCGAACCAGTAACACAAATATCTATATTGTATCCATCAACATCTACTTCAGCCCCTCCTAGTGAGGAGACGGTATCAACAATATAAAGTGCATCATAATCAGCTAGGATCTTACCTATCTCCTTTATGGGATTGGCAACCCCAGTAGAAGTTTCATTGTGCACCACAGTAACTGCTTTTATATTCTCATCTTCTTCAAGGGCTTCTTTAATATCATCAGGATTCGCTGCTTTCCCCCATTCGACCTCGATCCTCTTTGATTCACCCCCGAATGCCTCGACAATATTACTGAATCTTTCTCCGAATTTTCCACCGACTACGTTAAGTATCTTGTCACCGGGTTCCAGTATATTAACTATTGCTGCTTCCATGGCCGCAGTACCAGAACCTGTGAGTATATAGGACTTATTATTGGTCTGGAATATCTCAGAGATCATTTCACTTGTTTCTGTTAATAATTTGCCGAATACGGCGCTTCTATGGTTCACTATATTCTCTGACATGGCCTTTAATACCCTGGGGGTGACCCTAGTTGGACCTGGGATCATCAATAATGTTTCATCCATGAAAAACTCCTCCCAATCTCTATTACTTTCATATTAATAAAGAGGATGTTAAAAAGATTTATACTTATCCAAAGACTATCACCTAATAAAAAATTTGGTCTTTTTGAATGTGGTTATAATGGATCTTAAAACGTGGATAGGCTGGTATGAGAAAATCATAGAAGATTTCAAATTCGACCCCGTTGCTGATATGGAGGCTGCTGAATATCTTAATGATTTCCTCCAAAAGCATAGGAATATAAAAGTTGATATGGATGATCTGCCACATAATGATAAGTTCATAGTTTTCGGGGCTGGACCATCCATTAAAAAACATTTGAAGCTCTTAAAGGAGGATTTTGACCTTGGGGTTTTCACTGTGATAGCTGCTGATGGGGCTACAACCGCCCTCCTAGAAGAATCCATACTACCTGATATCATTGTAACAGACCTTGACGGTAAAATCAATGATATAATCAGGGCGAATAAGGCGGGTTCTTTCGTAGTGGTACATGCACATGGTAATAACCTAGAGAGGCTAAAATCTTATCTTCCAAAGCTTAGGAACATTTTCGGAACGACCCAGACATCCCCGATAGGGGATTTACACAATTTTGGGGGTTTCACTGATGGTGATAGGGCTGTTTTCCTCGCGGTTGAATTAGGCGCTAAACTTATAATCTTGGCTGGTATGGATTTTGGTGATATCATCACAAAATATTCAAGGCCCCAGATAAGTGAAAAGACAGAAAAAGCAGATAAGATTAAAAGGTTGAAACTGGAATATGCCAAGAAGCTTATAAATTGGATAATGGAAAACGAGGATGTTAAAATCTATAATCTCGTAGAAGTTAAATCATTGAAAGATTAATATACTTTGAAGGATAATTATCATATCATGGGAATAGATGATATCCTCTTACATGATGAGACAATATTCAGGAACTTACAAGCCTTTGACCCTGATTATATCCCTGAAAATTTTAAGTACAGGGATTCGCAGATGGAAGCTCTTGCAGTTTGCATAAGACCTGCCTTAATGAATGGGAGGCCCATTAATGCTGTTGTACTAGGAGCTTGTGCAACTGGTAAAACCACAGCCATAAAGAAACTCTTTGAAATGGTTGAAGCTAGCTCGGAGAAAGTTATATGCTCCTATATTAACTGTCAATTGCATACTACACGTTTCGGCATATTTTCACAGATATACTATAAGATCTTCGGATATTATCCTCCAGAGACTGGGGTTCCATTTTCTAGGATATACCATGATATAATGCATAAACTTTCAACAGAGGATAAGGCCCTTATAGTAGCATTAGATGATGTTAACCATCTATTCCATGACAAGAAGGCTAATAGGATATTCTATGATATTCTAAGGGCATATGAGACTTTTGATAATGTTAGAACGGGTATATTCGCTGTATTATCGGATATTGAGTTTAGATATGCTCTTGATAAAAATGTTAACTCAGTGTTCATCCCCCAGGAGATAATATTCCAACCCTATAGTTACGACGAAATACATGACATATTAAAGGACAGGGCCAGGATAGGATTTTATGATGGTGTAATTTCTGATGAAATAATAGAGGAGATAACAAATTTAACATTTGAAACTGGAGACCTAAGATATGGTATAAACCTTCTAAGGGTCTGTGGGAACCTCGCCGAGGCCGAAGCCTCCCCCAAGATAAAAAAAGCACACCTTGAAAAGGCCATAAAAGACACAATATCCACAAGTTTTAAAGACACAATAAAAAATCTTTCAAAAAATGAAAGAGAACTCCTAAAGATTATTATAGCTGCTGGAAGTGAAAATTTAACAGCAGGCCAAGCCTATAAGGAGTTTAAAAGGAGAACAGGGTTAAGTTATTCAACATTTAATAGGATACTGGAAAAACTTGAATTTTTAAGACTTATTGACACTCCATTCACGGGTAAAGGTAAGCGTGGTAATGCGCGTCTTATAATCCCAAGATTTAAAAAGGAATTAGATAGATGAAGAATAGGCTTACTGGATAATTAGAATTTGGCGTGCTCGCGAAAAAATATACGCCCCCTATTACAAGTAAAAGGACAATGAATATTATGATACAAGCTTCAATGTTAAGGTCTGTGAAACTCCCTTTTTTCTTTGACCTATCCAACCGATACATCTTTCATCACCTATGTTATTGTCAAATTCTGGGAGGATATAATAAAAGAGGAAGAGCATATGAAAACTAATAACAGGTTGGAGAGAACATGAAGAAAAAATTCGAATACTTTGAAGTAACAGCAGACGCCGGCTATTGGGCATACGGGTCAACAATAGAAGAGGCCTTCGAAAACGCAGCCCTCGCAATGTTCGAATTAATGACAGACACAAAAAAAGTCCAACCAAAAAAAGAAAAAAGGATAGAATTAGAAGCCGAAGATGAAATATCACTTCTACATGATTGGCTCGACGAACTCCTATTCCTAAAGGATACAGAATTCCTATTCTTCTCAAAATTCAAAGTTAATATACAAAAAAATAGAGTATATAGACTAGAAGGAAAAGCCCTAGGTGACAATATAGATCCCAATATACATGAAATCCGCGATGAAGTAAAAGCAGTCACCTACCATCTTATGGATGTGCGAGAAGAAAAAGGCCAATATAAAGTTAGAGTGATAGTAGACCTATAAAAGAACCCTACTTGGGGTGGATTATAATGAATGTGAAAGATATCTTGATAAAAGTTAGAGAATCAGTATGGGAAGTCCCCACAGATTATAAAGAGTGCATGCGCGTCCCAGGGCGAATATTCCTAGACGAAGAAGCCTTAAAAGATTTGGAGAAAGGAGCCGTTGACCAAGTGGCGAATGTAGCATGCCTACCCGGCATACAAAAATTCTCAATCGGCCTTCCAGACATACATTTCGGCTATGGATTCAGTATAGGTGGTGTTGCAGCATTCGACGCCAGCAACGGTATCATAAGCCCAGGTGGCGTGGGATTCGATATAAACTGCGGAGTCAGACTATTAAAGACAAACCTAGATCATGAAGAAGTCAAACCAAAAATAAAAGAACTCATAGACACACTATTCAGGAACGTGCCATCAGGCGTTGGAAGCAAAGGCAAAATACGACTAAAAGAGGGTCAAATCGATGAAGTGCTAGAAAACGGTGCAGAATGGGCTGTCGAAAACGGATACGGTTGGGAAGAAGACCTAGAATACCTCGAAGAAAATGGTAAAATGGAAGAAGCCAACGCAACAAAAGTAAGCGAAAAAGCAAAAAAGAGGGGAATACCACAACTAGGATCATTAGGCTCAGGCAACCACTTCCTAGAAGTCCAGAGAATAGATAGAATATTCGATGAAAAAGCAGCGAAGGCCTACGGCTTAGAAACCGGGAAAGTAACAGTACTAATCCACACAGGATCCAGGGGATGCGGCCACCAAATCTGCTCAGACTACCTAAAAATCATGGACAAAGCCTACAAAAAATACAACATCAAAATACCAGACCGACAGTTAGCCTGCGCCCCAGTAGACTCAGAAGAAGCGAAAGAATACTTCCAAGCAATGGCAGCAGCAGCAAACTACGCATGGGCCAACCGACAAATGATAGTACACTGGGTGAGAGAATCCTTCGAACAAGTATTCAACAAAAGCGCAGAAGACATGGAAATGGAAATATTATATGACGTGGCCCACAACATAGCCAAAAAAGAAACCCACCCAATAAAAGGCTTGAAAAGGGAAGTTTACGTTCACAGAAAAGGAGCTACAAGAGCCTTCGGCCCAGGGAGAAAAGAAATACCCTCCAAGTATAGGAAGATAGGCCAACCAGTCATAATACCAGGTACAATGGGAACATCATCCTATGTACTCCACGGGACAGAAACTGCAATGAAAGAAACATTCGGATCCACCGCCCATGGAGCAGGGCGTAAAATGAGCAGAGCAGGCGCGAAAAGAACATACCGTGGCGAACAAGTCCAAAGGAACCTATCAAGGATGGGAATATACGTCAGGGCCACTTCAATGCCAGTAATCGCGGAAGAAGCGCCAGGAGCCTACAAAGACGTGGACATAGTCGTTAACACATCCCACAAAACAGGAATATCACGACTAGTCGCAAAAATGATACCATTAGGCGTCGCCAAAGGGTGACATACTTGATAGGTATAATAGGTGGAACAGGAATTTACAAAACACCTCAAAATGTGAAGGTGGAAAAAAAGGTTATAAAAACACCATATGGGGATTCACCCCCAATATCAATTTTCAAAATCCATGGCAAAAAAGTTGCATTCATACCCAGACACGCAGAAGGCCACGACTATCCACCACACAAGATAAATTACAGAGCAAACATATGGGCCCTTAAACATTTAGGTGT harbors:
- the glmM gene encoding phosphoglucosamine mutase, yielding MKKLFGTFGVRRIANKQLTPEFASRLSAAFGSLINGKVAVGGDTRTSTAMIKHAVIAGLLSSGCDVVDLGILPTPTVQYAVRRYYDAGVIITASHNPPEYNGIKFVDEHGIGIREELEEKIEKIFFEEKAERVPWDSIGSTTKNRRIIKEYIDEVIKRVDADIIREANFTVVVDCGSGAASYTTPYLLRELGCEVLSLNCQPDGFFPGRNPEPTPENLKDLMDAVKASGADLGIAHDGDADRTICIDEKGDFIFGDKTFALVEKKMLKENKGGLIVTTVATTSAIYDIARENNGKVITTPVGDLIVARTLKEKKGIFGGEENGGLIFPDFVYGRDGALSAAKILEIMAEEGKPISKLVAELPRYYSEKMKIECPDKLKPKVMAAVQEKVERDPKIDRIDTTDGVKIFKEDGWVIIRPSGTEPIFRCFAEAKSQEKATQMAKWGISIVKRSINEIG
- a CDS encoding alanine--glyoxylate aminotransferase family protein — its product is MDETLLMIPGPTRVTPRVLKAMSENIVNHRSAVFGKLLTETSEMISEIFQTNNKSYILTGSGTAAMEAAIVNILEPGDKILNVVGGKFGERFSNIVEAFGGESKRIEVEWGKAANPDDIKEALEEDENIKAVTVVHNETSTGVANPIKEIGKILADYDALYIVDTVSSLGGAEVDVDGYNIDICVTGSQKCLAAPPGLAAITLSDEAWNVVDNTNSRCYYLDLKKYRKTSSMEPPETPYTPAVSLVYALHEALKVVEEEGLKNRIKRHELAAEATRNAIKALGLELFPDEEVSSTTVTAVKLPEGVTDAELRGTMRNKYHVELAGGQDHLKGKIFRIGHMGNITHRELITTFSALEMTLRELGFDVEMGEGVAAIADTYLPQKL
- a CDS encoding DUF115 domain-containing protein codes for the protein MDLKTWIGWYEKIIEDFKFDPVADMEAAEYLNDFLQKHRNIKVDMDDLPHNDKFIVFGAGPSIKKHLKLLKEDFDLGVFTVIAADGATTALLEESILPDIIVTDLDGKINDIIRANKAGSFVVVHAHGNNLERLKSYLPKLRNIFGTTQTSPIGDLHNFGGFTDGDRAVFLAVELGAKLIILAGMDFGDIITKYSRPQISEKTEKADKIKRLKLEYAKKLINWIMENEDVKIYNLVEVKSLKD
- a CDS encoding RtcB family protein; the protein is MNVKDILIKVRESVWEVPTDYKECMRVPGRIFLDEEALKDLEKGAVDQVANVACLPGIQKFSIGLPDIHFGYGFSIGGVAAFDASNGIISPGGVGFDINCGVRLLKTNLDHEEVKPKIKELIDTLFRNVPSGVGSKGKIRLKEGQIDEVLENGAEWAVENGYGWEEDLEYLEENGKMEEANATKVSEKAKKRGIPQLGSLGSGNHFLEVQRIDRIFDEKAAKAYGLETGKVTVLIHTGSRGCGHQICSDYLKIMDKAYKKYNIKIPDRQLACAPVDSEEAKEYFQAMAAAANYAWANRQMIVHWVRESFEQVFNKSAEDMEMEILYDVAHNIAKKETHPIKGLKREVYVHRKGATRAFGPGRKEIPSKYRKIGQPVIIPGTMGTSSYVLHGTETAMKETFGSTAHGAGRKMSRAGAKRTYRGEQVQRNLSRMGIYVRATSMPVIAEEAPGAYKDVDIVVNTSHKTGISRLVAKMIPLGVAKG
- a CDS encoding ORC1-type DNA replication protein yields the protein MGIDDILLHDETIFRNLQAFDPDYIPENFKYRDSQMEALAVCIRPALMNGRPINAVVLGACATGKTTAIKKLFEMVEASSEKVICSYINCQLHTTRFGIFSQIYYKIFGYYPPETGVPFSRIYHDIMHKLSTEDKALIVALDDVNHLFHDKKANRIFYDILRAYETFDNVRTGIFAVLSDIEFRYALDKNVNSVFIPQEIIFQPYSYDEIHDILKDRARIGFYDGVISDEIIEEITNLTFETGDLRYGINLLRVCGNLAEAEASPKIKKAHLEKAIKDTISTSFKDTIKNLSKNERELLKIIIAAGSENLTAGQAYKEFKRRTGLSYSTFNRILEKLEFLRLIDTPFTGKGKRGNARLIIPRFKKELDR
- a CDS encoding archease, with the protein product MKKKFEYFEVTADAGYWAYGSTIEEAFENAALAMFELMTDTKKVQPKKEKRIELEAEDEISLLHDWLDELLFLKDTEFLFFSKFKVNIQKNRVYRLEGKALGDNIDPNIHEIRDEVKAVTYHLMDVREEKGQYKVRVIVDL